In the Carcharodon carcharias isolate sCarCar2 chromosome 8, sCarCar2.pri, whole genome shotgun sequence genome, GGGTTTCAGTAGCAGAAGAGTTAAGATGGGGCAAGGCTGGGCAATGTTACGTGGGGAGAGGTCAGCAGTCTTAGTGACAGCTCGTAATGCCTTTAGTTCACAcaaaatctatcagtctccgATTTAAAATTGCCATTTACCTAGCATCAGCTGCTCAAGAGAGTTTCAAACTTCGATCACCTCTTGCGTTTCGAACTGTTTTTcagtttcactcctgaaaggcctgaCTCAAGGTTTTCTATCATTTCAGCGTATATTTCTGTAGCCTGAAGTTTCCTGTTCCCATTCAGATGCTTATCTAAATAGCCAAAGAAGGAGAATTACCATTTTGCAGAATAACACGCGTGAACGTTCCTGCTTTTTTCAAACCACTCACTTTTCTCAATGTCGCCAATGTTGATTAAAATAAGGCTCCAATAAAAATTTTTCATATCCTTCAAGGCTTGAATATCTCCCAACGTTCTGTCAAAATAAACTGGTTGAGGGGGGAACAAGTAACAGAGTCTGCAGAAGTGAAGCGAGTTCTTGATCAGAGCAAAGCATTTGGAGCGCCTACTATTAAATATTTCAAACTTAACTCTTCAGGAACTGTTTATGTTTCAAGGCGAGTTGGTGAGCAAAACGCAAAGGGACTTTGTACTCTTGTTTGCCTTCataatgcaaactgtacactctTGAAGCCCACAGTTATTTTGAGAAAGGAGTATTTTTTCTcattcatccacaggatgtgtgggcatcactgacaagatcagcatttattgaccacccctaattgccctttacgGGCTGCTAGTGGACCACCTTCCTCAGTAccaatgagtggcttgctaggccatttcagagggcaagtatttctattatttttaaatgtatttccattcattgttttatctccaccttttagctcattttgatcccttccccctaccccacctccactagggctatcagccacttgctcgtcctgctttctacccttaatgtcaccattagcgcattccttagctaatatcaccactgtcaacacttctttgtccttctgtctatgatatctttggcagtctcttctttgcctccacctatcactggccctctatccagctctacctgtcccacccccctcaaccagcttatatttcacctcatttctatttttccttagttctgatgaagagtcatacggactcgaaacgttaactgtcttcctctccgcagatgctgtcagacctgctgagtttttccagctattttagtTTGTGTTTGTAATAGTTAACTACATTGCTGAGGCTCTGGACTGTATAGtcccagaccagctaaggacatcttagtgaaccagatgggtttttatgacaatccggtAGTTTCATGGCTGACAATCACTTTGTTTATttaaattctatttttttttttaattagctGAATTTAAGTTGCCCAGCTGCATTGTGGGATTATGAACTTGAGGCTCCAGGTTATTCAACTGGGCCTCTCATTACTAGTCTGGCAGtttagggggagatggcggtgcaTTGGTAATGTTGCTAAACCATTACTGTAGACaaccaggctaatgttctgtggacatgggttcaattcccaccatggcacctggtagaatttaaattcaattaataaaatctggaattgaaagcaataatggtggccatgaaactactattgattgttgcaaaaacccatctggttcactaatgccctttagagaaggaaatctgccatccttacctggtctggcttacaagtgactccagacccacagcaatgtggttgactcctaactgccctctgaaatggcccagcataccattcagttcaagggcaattagggatgggggcaacaaacatagaaaatagaagcaagagtaggtcatttggccctttgagcctgcttcgtTGATCCTTGACCTCAACACcaaactcccgctctctccccataccccttgatgccttccgagtccagaaatctatccatttccttcttaagtatagtcagtaacttggcctccacagccctctgtggtagagaatgccacaggttctttgccttctgagtgaagaagtttctcctcatctcagtcctaaatggcctactccgtcCCCCGATACTGTTACCCCTTGTTCTcgacctctctccccccctccaaaaccccagccagaggaaatatcatccctgcatccagtctgtccagccctgtcagaatgttatacgtttcaatgagattccctctcattcttctaaactccagtgaatacaggcctagtcagcccaatctctcctcatatgacaatcctgccaagCCAGGCCTagcaaatgctggccatgccagcgatgcccacattccatgaaagaataaacaaaaatttAAGTTAAGCTACTGTATCCGGGTCCCTCGCTGACTGCAACTGAAATTAGGATGTGAACCAGGTGcaatgcactttttaaaaatctgagtTAGTCTTTGAGCAACTGAAGAGAGCTCTATGAGTAAGGATATTGAGGCATAAAAGATGCCAAAGAAGAtcttacaaggatgataccaaaaCTGGGAGGTTACACCTATCAGGAAAGACTAAACAGATTTGGAACAGGGTCTTGTCTCTGGAGAGGAGATAACTGAGGGATGATCTGATAGAGAACATTATATTTCTGATGGTTTTTGATAGGGTGGACGTAGAGAAGATTTTTCCACTTGTGTAGGAGACCAAAATTAGGAGTCACAAATATgagatccaatagggaattcaggagtaaCATCTTTGTCTAGGGagttgtgagaatgtggaactcattaccacaaggagtagtCGAGGAGAatagcatttaaggggaagttggatAAACATCTGAAAGTATTGTTTTTTAGTCTTTGAAAGTTATTTGAGAGTTATCGCTATCTAATCAGGATCGACTACAATCAGTATGGTGGGATGTTGAGTTTAAGATGGAATATAATACACTCATTCTACAAAACACGAATAGCTCCTTCTTTCTTTTACTACTTCTCTTCCCGCCCCAAGCCTCCTCATCTTCTCGAACCTCTCAGGAGTGTTTGATCGGAGTCCTCCTTCAGAGTTCCTCTCCACCGCCTAAACGCACTGAGCTCTTCCGAAGTCGCTTACCTTATaatgaaagcaaaatagtgcggatgctgggaatctgaaattaaaaacagggaATGCTGGTAATACTCAACCGGCactggcagcatctttggggaaagaaacagagttaatctttCGAGTcgaatatggctcttcttcagagctgagtcTAGCTCAGCCTGATTCTCTGCACATTAGGCAAGGGAACTTTGTTATCCTCATTTGctctcaaactctgcagaaaagcCTCTTGAAGTCCAGAGTTAGTTTGAGAAAATAATCTTTTCTTTTGCACATcgacagggtgtgggcatcactggtaagacCAGCGTTTGTTAATTTCTAAGATGAAgaagagaggaatagaaggatatgccgATGGGATGAGCTGAAGAGGGAGGGCGCACTTGTGTGGGGCATAAAAATCAGCATGGACCAGTGGAGCCGAATGGCCTGGTTCTGTAAatggttaaggtggtggatggggtgccgatcaagcaggttAGTCTGGCCTGGGTGGTGTCAAATGTCCAAAATGTCTCCATAACCAACTGTTACCACAAAAACCATTTCCTGTGACAGAAATGTTGGCAACCAGACTGCACAGATTCAGGAAgattggcaaaaggaccagaggTAACATGAAGGTGAATTTATTTGTACAATGAGTAGTTAGTATTTGTAATATACTGCCTGACAAGATGGCAGAAGCAAACTCAATAGTGGCTTTTAAAATGGAAATTGATTAATAGTTGAAGGGAAAGaaattgcagggttatggagaaagagcagggagtgggactggttgaatagctctttgaaacagctggcactgatgcaatgggctgaatggcctcctgctacaCAAGAACATTGTATCAATCTATAATTGCCAAGTGATTTGTTGTATGTTCTGTGTTGTGGCAAGGCACTGTATGAAATCATTCCTTTACTCTTGGTTCAGTAATGGATTATTTTTGACTTTTCTCCAGGTACCAGATACACACGGGTCTCCAACACTCCATTATTCGGCCAAGGCAGCCCAACTGCTTGCCGCTCGATCAGGTAACCTTGCCCCAGAAGTTACAAGAAGCTGGCTACTCCACACACATGATTGGAAAGTGGCACCTGGGGTTCTACAAGAAGGAGTGCCTGCCCACCAGGAGAGGCTTTGACACATTCTTTGGCACGCTGACTGGCAGCACAGACTACTATACCTACGACAACTGTGACGGCCCGGGGGTCTGTGGCTTTGACCTTCATGATGGAGAGAACGTGGCTTGGGAGTACATTGGAAAATACTCCACCTCCCTCTACGCCCAGAAAGTGACCAAGATCCTGGCCTCGCGCAGCCCCAAGGAGCCTGTGTTCATCTATGTGGCCTTCCAGGCTGTACACACTCCCCTGCAATCTCCGAAAGAGTACATCTATCAGTACAGGTCCTTCGGAAATGTGGCTCGGAGGAAGTACGCAGCCATGGTCAGCTGCATGGATGAAGCCATCAAGAATATCACCTTGGCCCTCAAGAAATATGGCTATTACAACAACACCATCCTAATCTTCTCGACTGATAATGGGGGGCAGCCCTTCTGGGGGGGTAACAACTGGCCTCTCCGGGGCCGCAAGGGCACCTATTGGGAAGGTGGCATCAGAGGCATTGGGTTTGTCCACAGCCCTTTGATCAAGAAGAAGGGACGGGTGAGCAAATCACTCATGCACATCACGGATTGGTACCCCACCCTCGTGTCACTGGCACGAGGCAACATCACGGAGAGCCCTCCACTCGACGGGTACAACCTGTGGTCAACTATCAGCGAAGGCAAGAAGTCCCCCCGGACCGAGATCCTGCACAACATTGACCCCTTGCACAGCCACGCCAAGGTTGGCTCTTGGAAAGAGGGGCACAACCTCTGGAACACTGCCATCCAAGCCGCTATCAGGCTGGGCGATTGGAAACTACTGACCGGGGACCCAGGGTACAGCGACTGGATCCCGCCACAGACACTgcccactctcccaggcagctggtggaaccTGGAGAGGCAGCGGGCAGGCCACCGGAGGTCAGTGTGGCTCTTCAACATCACGGCGGACCCTTACGAGCGCGAGGAGGTCTCTGGCAAGCACCCCAGGGTGGTCAAGAGGCTGCTGGCCAGGTTGGCTTATTACGACAGCACCTCCATCCCAGTGCGGTACCCAGCCGATGACCCCCGCGCTAACCCGGAACTCAACGGGGGGGCCTGGGTACCCTGGGCAAGTGAAGACGATGACGACCAACATGAGAAGGGGACAGTGAGACGCAAGAGCAAGAAAAAGTCTTGCAAGATCTGCAAGCTGAAATCGTTCTTTAAGAAACTGAACACAAGGATAATGTCCAACAGGATATAGTACATGAGGAGAAATAACAGAAAACGGGTTACTCATTGACTCAAACTGAAAGAGTTACCAactgtgtatacatgtgtgtgtaagATAGACATTTAACTCACCGTTTTGGAGGGCTGTAAGTAAAGGCCGCGTTCTTGTGACTCACTTTGGTTGCTGACCACGTGGCTCACTCTGGGGTATGTACCTCCCTGCTCCAGTCAAGTCCAGATTCTCCTACCTTGCTTcttccccacttccccctctcagGCCCAGTACCAGGGCTAAAAGGGTTGATTTATCAGGACAGGTTGCATAGTCTAGGTTTGTATTACCTGGAGTACAGAAGGTGGATAGATGATCTAGTTGAGGTGTTTCAAATGTTTGAAAGACTTGATGGGGCAGATAGAAAtagagagtccagaacaaggaaaTATAACTTTAAAAGGATAGCTAAGCTGttgaggggtgatgtcaggaagaacttcttcacacagtggggagtggaaatctggaactctctccctcacagaacTGTTGAGTTTGGAGGGGTGCCAATTGAGAGTTTCAAAAACTGAGACAAACAGTTTTTTGTTGGCTAAGGAGATAAGGGATTCAGAAAAAAGGTAGGTAGattgagttaagatacagatgggccatgatctaactgaatggcagaacaggcttaaggggctgaatgacctcctccagctcctgtgGTCCTCTTTATCAGGCAaccttctttttctctctctctctctctctctctggctcccagTCTCCCTTGAGTCATTCAAGGAGAACCAGGTTGTGCCCTGGGTTAACTAGTGGTTTTCACTCTAGGATCATGTCCGAGCGGCAGAAAGTCTCTTCTGACGACTGGCTGAGTTCATAAACCATCAacatctgaaatcaaaacagaaaatgctggaaaaaaatgtcagcaggttaggcagcatctgtggagagagaaacagttaatggcgCAGGTTTTCACCCCCAGGTCGGGTGCGCAGAGGTCTGGGAAAACAACCTTTAAAAGTGTCTGCTTCAGGTTGGTTTTTTAGTCGGGGGTGTTggacggggttggggggtggggtgcggtgtcgGTGGGCTGCAATAGGAGTCGGGGCATGCAACCCTGCAACGAGTGCAGAGGTTGCCGGGTGGGGAGGCAAGCTGGGCGGAATGCCTGCCTCTGTGCATCtgcactgtgtttaaataaataaaagaaaagattaaaacaaaaaaaaacattcctccagccctcacacccctcagcatccacccacccccccccacacaaactccctatccatgctaactcatgtcaacccatgctccccatccatcaccctttgcccttaccctctcaatgccaactcacctttgacacttgcttgacagctggacagttctatTACAGTTAGACAGTTCATTAACAGCTGGAAATGTCCAGTGCGTttgtgcgtaaaaagtgcataatcatgtttaattttaacaatcccaaagagtgcattacctctcccaaaaggtgccgtacctctccaaaaggtgtcctgggaccccATCCAAAGgtgtaccttacctctccaaaggggtaccctggaaATCCAAATGAATTACATAtgaacgtatgaattaggagcaggagtaggtcattcagcccctcgagccaaaaagaccatggctgatctgattgtgacctcaactccacattctgcctacccctgataacctttgactctcttgttagtcaagaacctctgccttaaaaatattcattgactctgcctccatcgctttctggggaagagagttccaaagactcatgaccttcagagaaaaaatttcttctcttcTCCATCTTAAtggggagacctcttatttttaaactgtgcccc is a window encoding:
- the LOC121281275 gene encoding arylsulfatase I-like, which codes for MAVYTLTGFSLVSLLSFGYLSWDWMKPGLSGRKVPAAERDGTEERPHIVFILADDQGFHDIGYHNSDIHTPTMDGLAAEGVKLENYYIQPICTPSRSQLITGRYQIHTGLQHSIIRPRQPNCLPLDQVTLPQKLQEAGYSTHMIGKWHLGFYKKECLPTRRGFDTFFGTLTGSTDYYTYDNCDGPGVCGFDLHDGENVAWEYIGKYSTSLYAQKVTKILASRSPKEPVFIYVAFQAVHTPLQSPKEYIYQYRSFGNVARRKYAAMVSCMDEAIKNITLALKKYGYYNNTILIFSTDNGGQPFWGGNNWPLRGRKGTYWEGGIRGIGFVHSPLIKKKGRVSKSLMHITDWYPTLVSLARGNITESPPLDGYNLWSTISEGKKSPRTEILHNIDPLHSHAKVGSWKEGHNLWNTAIQAAIRLGDWKLLTGDPGYSDWIPPQTLPTLPGSWWNLERQRAGHRRSVWLFNITADPYEREEVSGKHPRVVKRLLARLAYYDSTSIPVRYPADDPRANPELNGGAWVPWASEDDDDQHEKGTVRRKSKKKSCKICKLKSFFKKLNTRIMSNRI